From Aquila chrysaetos chrysaetos chromosome 3, bAquChr1.4, whole genome shotgun sequence, the proteins below share one genomic window:
- the NOM1 gene encoding nucleolar MIF4G domain-containing protein 1 isoform X1, with protein MAAPRRGVAEGKMKRPAAARARRGGKLDRLRQAVQEFVQAAGDQPPLSLQKDSEKQNRRSRREARKEKRRLKRSRRRRLRRGEPVEAPAAAAKAAPAKAAPAKAAKAAPAKPAPAARPRAPASPAAAGKQRPGPPLPAPTPRAALPAAAIASARKRALLEANEEEEKEIRRLERRLGLGKRRKKQEGAAAEKLPQSFLRDGLGYVLGALGCRAGLSRLCESSDEEEAPAGPREAQPAPEEDEEGPEDASDPSEEGDVDGQWESESSSEDGGAPEASEPPGEEEEESLNHSAVKYVPPQVRKAQETLNDKKREELGRLKKMVNGLINRLSELNLSSISGQMEELYMANSRKDMNETLTDILMNACVTAVAMPARLMMEHVLLVSILHHNVGIEVGAHFLEAVVKKFDELCKSDAEGKECENLLALIAHLYNFHVVHSLLIFDILKKLVSTFTEKEIELILFLLKNVGFSLRKDDALALKELITEAQRKANTADKKLQDQTRVRFMLETMLALRNNDMRKIPGYDPEPVEKLRKLQRTLVRSSGSGKDTQLRVSLESLLSADQVGRWWIVGSSWSGAPMIDDTNSKTQQKLRIGKVSSKIMELARKQRMNTDIRRSIFCVLMTSEDFLDAFEKLLKLGLKDQQEREIVHVILYCCLQEKTYNPFYAFLANKFCECERRFQVTFQFSIWDKIRDLENLSATAISNLVSLLAHLLRTKSLPLSVLKVIEFSELDKTKVRFLRQVLSMLLIKTDAEELSDIFVRLSDNPKLGMLREGLKLFLTHFLLKNVQAQKNAEEASLLKERVELATKALQAKESKLKL; from the exons atggcggcgcccaGGCGCGGCGTGGCTGAAGGGAAGATGAAGCGGCCGGCGGCCGCCCGCGCTCGCCGCGGCGGGAAGCTGGACAGACTGCGGCAGGCGGTGCAGGAGTTCGTGCAGGCAGCCGGCGACCAGCCGCCGCTGTCCCTGCAGAAAGACTCGGAGAAGCAGAACCGCAGGAGCCGCCGCGAGGCGAGGAAGGAGAAGCGCAGGCTCaagcggagccgccgccgccgcctccgaCGCGGGGAGCCGGTGgaggcccccgccgccgcggccaAGGCGGCTCCGGCCAAGGCGGCTCCGGCCAAGGCGGCCAAGGCGGCTCCGGCCaagccggccccggccgcccgccccagagccccggcctcccccgccgccgccgggaagcagcggccggggccgccgctgCCGGCACCGACGCCCCgcgccgccctccccgccgccgcgaTCGCCTCGGCGCGGAAGCGGGCCCTGCTGGAGGCCaacgaggaggaggagaaggagatcCGGCGCCTGGAGCGGCGGCTGGGGCTCGGCAAGCGCCGTAAGAAGCAGGAGGGGGCCGCGGCGGAGAAGCTGCCTCAGAGCTTCCTGCGGGACGGGCTGGGCTACGTGCTGGGCGCCCTGGGCTGCCGGGCCGGCCTCAGCAGGCTGTGCGAGAGCAGCGACGAGGAGGAggccccggcggggccgcgggagGCCCAGCCGGCGCcggaggaggacgaggaggggCCGGAGGACGCCTCAGACCCCTCCGAGGAGGGTGATGTGGACGGACAGTGGGAGAGCGAGAGCTCGTCCGAGGACGGCGGGGCGCCTGAGGCCAGCGAGCCCccgggcgaggaggaggaggag AGTCTTAATCACAGTGCTGTGAAGTATGTTCCCCCTCAAGTAAGGAAAGCTCAGGAGACACTAAATgacaagaagagagaagaattgggaagactgaagaaaatggtGAATGGTCTTATTAATAG GTTGAGTGAACTGAATTTGTCCTCAATTAGTGGACAGATGGAAGAGCTTTACATGGCCAACAGCAGAAAGGACATGAATGAAACTCTGACAGATATTCTCATGAATGCTTGTGTTACTGCAGTTGCCATGCCTGCAAGATTGATGATGGAGCATGTCCTTTTGGTCAGCATTCTTCATCATAATGTAGGAATTGAG GTTGGTGCTCACTTTTTGGAAGCTGTGGTGAAGAAATTTGATGAACTCTGTAAGAGTGATGCTGAAGGGAAAGAATGTGAAAATCTGCTTGCCTTGATTGCTCATCTGTATAACTTCCATGTGGTTCATTCCCTGCTGATCTTTGATATTCTGAAAAAACTTGTTAGcactttcactgaaaaagagattgagttgattttgtttcttctgaaaaacgTGGgattttccttaagaaaagaTGATGCGTTGGCTTTGAAGGAACTGATCACTGAAGcccagaggaaagcaaacacaGCAGACAAGAAACTCCAGGATCAGACTagg GTTCGTTTTATGCTGGAGACTATGTTGGCACTAAGGAATAATGACATGCGTAAGATTCCTGGTTATGATCCTGAACCAGTTGAAAAACTCCGCAAATTGCAAAGAACACTG GTTCGCAGCAGCGGTTCTGGAAAAGACACTCAGCTCCGTGTCTCCCTGGAATCTCTCCTCAGCGCTGATCAGGTTGGTCGCTGGTGGATCGTAGGGTCATCCTGGAGTGGAGCACCAATGATCGATGATACAAACAGCAAGACTCAGCAAAAACTGCGTATAGGAAAG gtgagTTCGAAGATAATGGAGCTTGCTCGTAAGCAGAGAATGAACACTGATATCAGGAGAAGTATTTTTTGTGTCTTGATGACAAGTGAAGACTTCCTGGATGCCTTTGAAAAGCTTCTCAA GCTCGGACTGAAAGatcagcaggagagagaaattgttCATGTTATCCTTTACTGCTGTTTACAGGAGAAGACGTATAACCCCTTCTATGCATTTTTGGCTAACAAGTTTTGCGAATGTGAAAGGCGATTTCAg GTGACATTTCAGTTTAGTATTTGGGACAAAATCAGAGACTTAGAAAACCTGTCAGCCACTGCCATCTCCAACTTGGTTTCACTGTTGGCTCACTTGTTAAGGACAAAATCATTGCCGCTTTCAGTTCTCAAG GTAATTGAATTCAGCGAACTAGATAAAACCAAGGTCCGTTTCTTGCGACAAGTGTTAAGCATGCTGTTAATCAAAACAGATGCTGAAGAACTTAGTGACATTTTTGTGAG GCTATCTGACAACCCCAAACTGGGAATGCTACGGGAAGGCTTGAAACTCTTCCTTACCCACTTCTTACTGAAAAACGTACAAGCccaaaaaaatgctgaagaagctagcttattaaaagaaagagtTGAACTAGCAACCAAGGCTTTGCAAGCAAAAGAATCCAAATTGAAGCTAtag
- the NOM1 gene encoding nucleolar MIF4G domain-containing protein 1 isoform X2, which translates to MAAPRRGVAEGKMKRPAAARARRGGKLDRLRQAVQEFVQAAGDQPPLSLQKDSEKQNRRSRREARKEKRRLKRSRRRRLRRGEPVEAPAAAAKAAPAKAAPAKAAKAAPAKPAPAARPRAPASPAAAGKQRPGPPLPAPTPRAALPAAAIASARKRALLEANEEEEKEIRRLERRLGLGKRRKKQEGAAAEKLPQSFLRDGLGYVLGALGCRAGLSRLCESSDEEEAPAGPREAQPAPEEDEEGPEDASDPSEEGDVDGQWESESSSEDGGAPEASEPPGEEEEEESLNHSAVKYVPPQVRKAQETLNDKKREELGRLKKMVNGLINRLSELNLSSISGQMEELYMANSRKDMNETLTDILMNACVTAVAMPARLMMEHVLLVSILHHNVGIEVGAHFLEAVVKKFDELCKSDAEGKECENLLALIAHLYNFHVVHSLLIFDILKKLVSTFTEKEIELILFLLKNVGFSLRKDDALALKELITEAQRKANTADKKLQDQTRVRFMLETMLALRNNDMRKIPGYDPEPVEKLRKLQRTLVRSSGSGKDTQLRVSLESLLSADQVGRWWIVGSSWSGAPMIDDTNSKTQQKLRIGKVSSKIMELARKQRMNTDIRRSIFCVLMTSEDFLDAFEKLLKCVSWSSGWKSVAGLLPYRGRPETPSEHLLVLLLDFHTTATSFTSCRFVKPSCKSLSILA; encoded by the exons atggcggcgcccaGGCGCGGCGTGGCTGAAGGGAAGATGAAGCGGCCGGCGGCCGCCCGCGCTCGCCGCGGCGGGAAGCTGGACAGACTGCGGCAGGCGGTGCAGGAGTTCGTGCAGGCAGCCGGCGACCAGCCGCCGCTGTCCCTGCAGAAAGACTCGGAGAAGCAGAACCGCAGGAGCCGCCGCGAGGCGAGGAAGGAGAAGCGCAGGCTCaagcggagccgccgccgccgcctccgaCGCGGGGAGCCGGTGgaggcccccgccgccgcggccaAGGCGGCTCCGGCCAAGGCGGCTCCGGCCAAGGCGGCCAAGGCGGCTCCGGCCaagccggccccggccgcccgccccagagccccggcctcccccgccgccgccgggaagcagcggccggggccgccgctgCCGGCACCGACGCCCCgcgccgccctccccgccgccgcgaTCGCCTCGGCGCGGAAGCGGGCCCTGCTGGAGGCCaacgaggaggaggagaaggagatcCGGCGCCTGGAGCGGCGGCTGGGGCTCGGCAAGCGCCGTAAGAAGCAGGAGGGGGCCGCGGCGGAGAAGCTGCCTCAGAGCTTCCTGCGGGACGGGCTGGGCTACGTGCTGGGCGCCCTGGGCTGCCGGGCCGGCCTCAGCAGGCTGTGCGAGAGCAGCGACGAGGAGGAggccccggcggggccgcgggagGCCCAGCCGGCGCcggaggaggacgaggaggggCCGGAGGACGCCTCAGACCCCTCCGAGGAGGGTGATGTGGACGGACAGTGGGAGAGCGAGAGCTCGTCCGAGGACGGCGGGGCGCCTGAGGCCAGCGAGCCCccgggcgaggaggaggaggagg AGAGTCTTAATCACAGTGCTGTGAAGTATGTTCCCCCTCAAGTAAGGAAAGCTCAGGAGACACTAAATgacaagaagagagaagaattgggaagactgaagaaaatggtGAATGGTCTTATTAATAG GTTGAGTGAACTGAATTTGTCCTCAATTAGTGGACAGATGGAAGAGCTTTACATGGCCAACAGCAGAAAGGACATGAATGAAACTCTGACAGATATTCTCATGAATGCTTGTGTTACTGCAGTTGCCATGCCTGCAAGATTGATGATGGAGCATGTCCTTTTGGTCAGCATTCTTCATCATAATGTAGGAATTGAG GTTGGTGCTCACTTTTTGGAAGCTGTGGTGAAGAAATTTGATGAACTCTGTAAGAGTGATGCTGAAGGGAAAGAATGTGAAAATCTGCTTGCCTTGATTGCTCATCTGTATAACTTCCATGTGGTTCATTCCCTGCTGATCTTTGATATTCTGAAAAAACTTGTTAGcactttcactgaaaaagagattgagttgattttgtttcttctgaaaaacgTGGgattttccttaagaaaagaTGATGCGTTGGCTTTGAAGGAACTGATCACTGAAGcccagaggaaagcaaacacaGCAGACAAGAAACTCCAGGATCAGACTagg GTTCGTTTTATGCTGGAGACTATGTTGGCACTAAGGAATAATGACATGCGTAAGATTCCTGGTTATGATCCTGAACCAGTTGAAAAACTCCGCAAATTGCAAAGAACACTG GTTCGCAGCAGCGGTTCTGGAAAAGACACTCAGCTCCGTGTCTCCCTGGAATCTCTCCTCAGCGCTGATCAGGTTGGTCGCTGGTGGATCGTAGGGTCATCCTGGAGTGGAGCACCAATGATCGATGATACAAACAGCAAGACTCAGCAAAAACTGCGTATAGGAAAG gtgagTTCGAAGATAATGGAGCTTGCTCGTAAGCAGAGAATGAACACTGATATCAGGAGAAGTATTTTTTGTGTCTTGATGACAAGTGAAGACTTCCTGGATGCCTTTGAAAAGCTTCTCAA ATGTGTATCCTGGTCTAGCGGATGGAAATCTGTTGCAGGCTTGCTTCCTTACAGAGGCAGACCAGAAACCCCTTCAGAACATctcttggttttgttgctggATTTCCATACTACTGCCACTTCCTTTACTTCTTGCCGCTTTGTTAAGCCATCTTGTAAGTCTCTGTCCATACTTGCATGA